The Mastacembelus armatus chromosome 20, fMasArm1.2, whole genome shotgun sequence DNA segment TTAAAAACTGTCTTCACAAAATGTGAAAGTTAAAGTCTCTGATGTGCTTTATTGTACTGATACTGCCAGGAATACCTTTCATTGGAACATGTCTAACATGTCTCAGCTACTGCCACAACTTGTTCATTTGCTCCAGCATGGCTGTAATGCCTGGTTTGAAGTGGATCAGATCTCTGCTACAATGAAATTCATATTTTGATTTCGGAATTAAATGCCATTGCGTGGCCAGGACCCTCTTTAATGTGGCTATCCCTTTTCACCACTTAGGAGGCTCGGGTACATTTTGCTTTAGGCTGGTGATTGTCCAGGTTCATTTCCCTTGTGTGTACAGTAGGCAGTAGGTGTCCACAGTGTAGAAAGTGAAAATATGAAGGAGAGCTTTGAAATGATGACTGCATTTCTGAAGTCCTATATGTTATTTGCAGGCTATCGTCTGTCAGACCAGTTCTATGGCACCCTCATAGAGAAGTTCGACCGGCAGAGGAAGGGTCAGGTGGCCTTTGATGACTTTATCCAGTGCTGCATTGTACTACAGGTAACATTTTCATGCtatatttataaataacatGTATACAATAAAAGCTATGCAGATATATTTCTACATTTGTCCAAGACTACTCTTACATTTTAAGATTGAAAGGGCAGTTTTTAATAATTCACATTTAAGGAATGTGTTGCAAACTCCCCTTTCAGTAAATTAATAATCATGAAAAGTAACACTTTGAATTTCTTTGTTGATTTTCAATAATTTCACACTTATGCTATTATAATGGAATCTACTAAGTGTGTCTGCAGCTTTCAGGTGCAAAGGTAAGGTAGAAATAACACAAGAGCTTTTGCTCTAACACATTATGGCCAGATATGTCAATCAttcatgtttgtgctttttcttaAGAGACTGGATTGaatgaaattgtatttttatattttagtatcCAGAAGTAAAGAGTTGAAGTATTTATACTAATCAGTGAATATGTGTTGAATGTCTATAGCTGTTATTAGTGGTACTATGTGATATTAATGCCGTAAAATCTTGACTGAAGTGACACTGAAGTCATTCTGTGAATAAAATTATATCCATTTTCTATTGAATTTACATCAGTGAATTAGCTTTTGTTGTTATAAGgttcaaaaaattaaaatcacctTTTCACAGAGACTGACTGATGTGTTCAGGCGGTATGACACAGACCAGGATGGCTGGATCCAGGTTTCATATGAACAGTATTTATCCATGGTCTTCAATATAGTATAATGCACATGGATCGCCACAGAAGAGCACAACTGGACACAACAGTGCCAAAGCTACCGACACCTTCCGGATGTCTGCCATGGTGGACACTACaagatttttttaaacccaATTATTCGCCCTGTTGGGGCTGTCTCACACCAATTTATAGAGCACATACAAAAATTTTTTAAAGGAACCTTAATTTTTGAGGTTGAATTCTCTGTATGACGAATTTATCTGGACGTTCAACCACAGTGCttgatatatttaaaaaaaaaaaaatcttgtagTGTTTAGTTTGTTGACTAATATTTGTGTTGGGGACTCTGGGTTGGGAAATATTATGGACAcacctgtctttctgtcttagTGTCAACAAACTTTTTAATGTCTTAACTTTAATTGATACAATGAAAAGAGAACTCTGTTGAGAGTGAAATGACGCAGTGTAAATATGATTTAAGGTGCAGTGCATGCTTTTCAGGGAAATTTAGCCCACTTTGAAGCATGctttccctttttcttctcttcctcagcctGTTTTGCTCAAAGCTATGTTTACAAAAACTGTGAGAGCAGGTGATGCTATGCTTTGGGGTTCATTGACATGCCGGCTTATGTGCCATATTTgtacaaaccttttttttttttttttaaacagcaaacCACCTTAACATGTTTGCTAGAGGGTATATAGAAAAGCTTATTTTTTGTGCATGCTGCcttaaaatctgtaaaaaaaaaaaagagccaaaaaataaatcttttatttaaaaaagatcTGATGTGTGGAGTGGACTTCAATTACCACAGTGCACTGCAGGGGGAAACCGTGATTTCAACTTAGCTAAATGTCGCCCTCAGCTGTAAGTTGGTAGTTTTTACCACTGCAATGCACCAATGTGTCCCAGAACCTCCTGCGTGTTGCTGTTTCAGAGGGGATGGATCAAAGTGTTGcaccttcatttttttaaacacatatatactagttgggtttttttttttttttttgagagctTAGTTGTCGAGTAGTTTGTAAGTTTATTGACGTTAGAGCTTCTAGTTTTGTTTAGCCATGAAACATGTTCGGTTGTTGACGGCAGCTGTATATGCTGTCTGTAAGACTAAAACATCTGGACAGCTGCTAAAGGCGAACTGGTTACCAACGAAATCCTATAGCGCTGCAGCCACATCTGGAGGCACAGGAGCAGGTAACCTCACTGGAAACTTGATGTCACCGCTTTACGAAAGGCTGCATTCGTGTCGGTGCAGATGTTGGACACCTGTACGTGCTACGTCATGccctgttttatttattcacgTAATTTAGAGTCAACACAGACCCGAGGCGTAACTCATTAAACCAACCGAGGTTAACTTTCCACTGGCCTCACAACTTAAGATGAGTGTCTCTCATCAGGTTGTGAGACAGGTAGACACAAACAGATGTAATAATAACCTGAAATAGAAGGACTCGGCGGTAATAAGTGAGACATTACTGCATTTGTTGTAGTTTTATGACATGTTAACACGTGGTTAGTAAGAAGTGGCCTATTGTTTAAATTCCATGTGTTGCTGAAACCATTTGGATGTAAATAAGCAATAAAAGGCAAAAGGTCATCAAATCTGGGAAGCTAAAAACAGAAAGTCTTTGGCCTCTTACTTGATAAGTTATTAAAATCCATGGTGAGGAATGATTTTACTGACTAATCATGCCACTCTTATTTTTAATGGATTAATAGTTGTTGTTGTAAATGCagctaaatgaaatgaaacccCCTGATATAGTTATACTACAAAAATTGTGACCTTTATTTCATGTTGCCCAAAATCAGGCCAttcatgaaataaaattcaaaCCACAACATGGCTCCACTTTCTTGGACACACTTctctgtgattattttttttatgctgtaGCAGAGAAGGACGAGCGGCAAGAGACAAACTGTCTTTTCATTCAGCTGTCCTTATAATAGCATCTTAGTGAGGTTAATGTGCGCAGCAGCTTCGTTTTCCTCGCTCCTCTTTCTTGCGGTTTCCTCTGGCTGTGGTTGACAGAGGGATTCTCTGGGGTGACTTCACCCAGATCTGTATTGTACGACATGGGAAACAAAATGTCGTGTCAACTGCCTGCTGCAGCCTCAAGCCACAAGTGCTggcatgctcacacacacttactgtataaacatgaatgaaaacaggGAAAGAGCCAAGGTCCTGATTTAAACACATGGTCCATTGTGTCCATCCCTGTCTTCATTTTATCCTGCTCATCAAAAATATTATAGGATGTATTGTAGTCACGTCTCTCCTACTGTGAAGTGCAGTGACCCTGGATATTGTGGGCTGTAAGTCTGCCTGTGcatcttaaatgttttttgtcattgcagGTCAGACTGTGGTCTCAGAGAAAAGGGGCTCAGTGGTTACCGTGGCGATAAACCGGCCTGATATGCGTAATGCAGTGAACCAGGAGACGGGGATGCGActgctggaggagctgaaggCCTTCGACAGTGACCCAGACTTGAATGTGGCTATCCTGCATGGGAAAGGTTTGGGAATTTTAGGAGACAGAGTGAATGACTAAAAAttagcttttttaaatttcttcaaACTGCCGATagttgtgaatgtgagtgtttgtctgtctctctgtgtccttcaAATTCATATGGAGTGTTGTGTGTTCGTGTTCTTTTTTATTCCAATTTGatgcaatgcatcaatccagaCTGATGGATCATTACGCCCTAATGAACTGCTTTTGCTTGCAGATTAAAACACTCACTGGATGTGAACATTGTAGTGGCTTCATCTAAAAGAATTTAGAGTTTAAATAGAGTTACAACATTgatttggttaaaaaaataaatgcatgtgcATATGTAACACACGTGATCTAATTTTCACATCCTGTTCACCATATCACAATTACAAGGTTTGTCAGTTTTCTGAGAATTATATTATTAGAAATTAGgagtattttacattttagtatttttattagCATATTTTCAGCACTGGAGAGTCTACATTTAGTGGGAAaattctctctctccatccactGCCTTGGGGTCTTCATGCAGGTCTCCGTTCACCAGCATCCTCTGTTGCACCAACTGTGTAACATCACCCGCTGTAGCCTGTAAATGTGTCTCATATCTCAGTTACTGTTGTCCATATTAGCAGTAGATCATTCTGCTTTATAACATTAAACTTCATGAACCATTCCCTCTTTATTTCCCAGTGcagaaaagaagcagaagaagctCTGATGACAGGTCATTGACAGATGTTTGATTTTATAATCTGCTGATTCCTCTTAATTCGACTACTGACCACACTCAATTTGTGATGTTTTAGTTTACTGATTTTTGACAGTAGACTTGAAGGTCTGCGGggtaaaattacttttttacttCTGTATGACATTTTTATGAACAAAACATTCCCAGAATGGGTCAGTCAACCCAATTTAAGGAGTGTTGACTATGCTAATCAGAGCTCAGGTGGTTTCCATCAGTCTGAAACAAGAGACTGATGGATTTCTTACCAGTTTGAGCAGTAAATTGTTTGGTGAATAAGACTTGtcatatttacataaacaagCTGACAGATAAAGTGAGAGAAATTCAGGACAAGAGtacaaaaatatttcatgaGGTCCACTATTTGATAATTTTAGGCAGTTTATATGAACATGGCAGAATATAAGTTAAGAAGACCtgacttttgtctgttttgctcatttttataATCTGAATATAAAATAAGAGAAAGGGGGAATATTTCAGGGTTTATATGATGTAGTTATTGAAATTTATGGCATTGTCAGCTTGATGTTATATTTCCTCTTCGTCTTGTCTGTCTTTCCTATTCTCAGCATTCATCCTATATTCTCTTGTTCCCTTTCTGCATTGCATCTTTTTGCATCAGCCTTTGTCCTTCCTTCAGATCTTTAGATTTAGCCGAAATGTAGAGGTGACCAGACTAGtccacatacacatgcacacgcagCTGTGAGGTGGTCTGCACTGTGTCAGACTCTGAAAGCCAGAGTCACGCCACGGCTCCTAATACCTCTAAAAATAATCAGCACACACTGACTGAACACCTTTCTTTAGTGGAAATAATGTCTTCAAGCTGGATCAACCTGTGTGCTACAGTATAAAAAGTGCTCTCTGCCCTGACACAACACAAGTATATACTTTGGTACTTCAGAGGCTGGAGTCTCTGCAGGTGATGGCTACTAAGCACCACTAGTCTCAGCTGTGaacttttaacagtgtgtgttagAGAGCAATTAACTTTTATTAAATGGGTGAGCAATGAACGGCACAACAGGCCTCTTGCAATTCTCAGAGTGTCTCTTATATGATTTTAATTGTCCTACCACACATTCCTATCAGCAGCTTGTCCTCTATTGCTGCTCCACTATAAAACAATGACTGACCTTCAGTGATCATTAGCAGACTGTCTGTGTTATGAGATAATAAGCACAGAGGTTCTAATTTGGATGCAGTGTTTCTGGAAACATAAGGAATCCATTTTGTTCAAATTAGCACCAGCAGCACAGTCACTTTCTCAGCTCGCATTTTTCAGCATTgacgtttttttgtttttcttgtgaaattttAAATGTGCTGCACATATTTGGAGTGTTTGGGACTCAGGTTGTAGTAGGCATTTGTGGATGGGTACAATCTGGATGTCAAAGCAATGTCACTAAAGGCACATTTTCAGTTGAAGCTAGATGGAGTCACTTTTACTTTCTATAAAGCCTCTGTAGTCCCATAAAAACATCATGTACAGTCAGGGGATGTGCCTTTTTCAAAGCAgtcattttgacttgtcatagaTGGAAAAGGACAGGTATTAATTTGAACATTAGTATGTACTATTCAATAACTGTATGACAGTGAAACAGCAGAGACAATATCAGAACCCTGAAACTGAAATAGAGAGTTGAACCAGCATTGATATAACtgcactgtttattttctgcagcATCTGGAAAGAATTTATGTCAACTATTCATAGCTCAAAATATAAGTAAATAGAAAATCTCTGTTCGTCTAGCTTCTCAGGTTACTAAAAGACTTTAAGACACTAAATAGTGCTTTAAGAACCTGCACAAATGGATGAGCTCCTCATAGTCTCTGCTCATTTTTTCCTACTAAGACAAAGGAGTTTAGGGAGCTCTGTCACATTGCTACTCCCATAAACAGCATGATACACTGTTTTTCTCTGATTGCCCTGCACTGACCCACAGCTGTAATCAAAGATCCCAGCTGATGGGTGTTGCTGGCACATGTGTTCATTATAATCATTTTCATTACTGTTATAAGGAGAGAAGATAATTTCATGAGTCCCTGCCTGAGTCTGTGACATAGTGTTTGTAGGCCTCTCGGGTAATGTTGTAATTACCACATGAATCCAACGGAAGGGGCTGTGGTTGGAGTATGTTAGTTTTCCATTAATGAGAATAGTGTGTATctgaatatgtgtgtgcgtgagcACATGCATGATCTGTGACTACGCATTGGATTTAGTCTCTTTAGGGAAGAGAAGCATTTGTGTGCCAGCCGGCCCAAAGCAAGTTTCTATCCAAATTGCAGCCCTCAGACTGGAGCTcagcttgttgtttttttcatcctCATCATTTTCCCTTCCTCTCTGACTTTCCAGCTGCCACACTTTGTAATTTTGTGGTCTCTTCCAGGAGGGAATTTCTGCGCTGGTTATGATTTGAAAGAGCTAGCCAATCACCCAGCCTCCCTCAAATTGGAGCAAGATGTCACCAAGGGTCCTGGTCCGATGGTGAGCGCTGTTTGggctgtgtgtgcttgtgagGGTTATATTGATATTTCCTTATGATATTAGGCAGGGCTAAATATTTCTCTACAACATAAAACCAGAAAATGTGGTCGGAGGTGATTTTAGGAGAAGTATTTTTAAGGGTTTGGAAGACAAGTAGTGGTTAGCTACTTCTTAGCTTTCTTCTACCCAAAGCTTTCTTCTTTGGGTAGAAGAAATTATGTTGAATCAGTAGAACTGTGTGCGAAAAGCTTTTCTTCTTGGCACGCTGCTATCACTTCACAAAAAGTAAGGATCATAATACAAACGATATAGTGTACAAATTACAACCTCCTTAAAAATTGTTTGGAATGCATGTTAAGTCTTGGATTTTTTGGCCCTCTGGTGCAAAATTATTACAGCATTTTCTTTCTTAGGGaatatttagtttaatttgTCCAGTAACAGTCAGAACTtggttcatttgtttttcttttgtttgacaTATTGAAAAAGCAATAAGGAAATTAAATCTGGAAATTGTTTTAGCTTGactgaaaagggaaaaaaaaaacatggtgaaGATATACTTCACATTTATATGTTGGCAGTTTGTTAGGTTCATCAATATAAAACTACGTCTAAATCAGCGGTTCTATAATAAATCCATTATCACCATTACCAATAAAACATTATCATCTACATAGAGGAGGATTTAATGTGGGACTGCTGGATTAGACCAACATAGTCTTAGCTTGGTAGACCTAATAACATGACATCTCAGTGCACATATTTGCTCATTTTTGAGATTTTtgtaatgacagaaaatgtattgttgtctttgtgtgtattttttctatgtctgattttttttaaatactaataTGGTTGTGTTTTCCAGGGCCCATCTCGTTTGCAGCTATCAAAACCACTGATAGCAGCAGTGAGTGGTTTTGCTGTGGCTGGAGGGCTGGAGCTTGCTCTGCTGGCAGATATGAGAGTGGTGGAGGAGAGTGCCATAATGGGAGTGTTCTGTCGCAGATTTGGTACGTCTAACAACTCATCATACTGTTCACTTTACAGCTACCAGTAAATACTGTACTatgctgtactgtatgtctgctaATTGTGATGGTAGGATGGTATTTCTGGGTTCTACTATTGCTGGAAATTTTCTCTTtaactatatttttaaaaactttttcatTCAAGGTTGTCTCACTGAGATAAGCAGGGAAGCACTGTCATCACACTATTGCACACATTCAGAGCTTTAATCTGTTGAATCCAACCAGAGTTTGATCTTTCGGCCATAGAGAACCACTTTGGACCCAGTGGGATTTTGAGGCATTGCTTAAGAGCAACTCAGTAGCGTTAATTTAAGATAGTGCCAGGGTGGCTTGTTCTCTTTCTCAAACAGCAGTAATAGTTGTATAGTATAGTAGCCCAATACTCGTATTGTTCTTTCTAGCACATCTATCAGTATTCATGCTATTGCCACCAGTTCAGGCTACTTTTAACTACTTCTTTTCATGTTCTTCTCAAACTAGTAACATAAATACTCTTTCTCTTTAAATCTTGCTGTATAATTTTACTTGTACAATCCTTTTATTACTGGCATTGGTAATAGGAACATTTCTGCTGCTACAACTGGTGCTGTAgaagttttttgtttcttctgactttgtgtgtttgctcagctAATTATGTCAGTCCATGTCAGTCTTGTGTTTTCCTTTACATCCAAGCATACATGATCTGTCTCCTAGTGCCAGGAAGTCAACACTGCTTCTATTTTTCAACTTTGTTACTCTGTCCCCTGTTATCACCCCAGCCTCCTCCTGTTTGTGTATAAGAATGGAGTCATAATGTGATAACACTACTGACCATGGCCTTTTACCATCACAGCCACAGTCTGCTGGGCAGTCTTGATAAGTAGAAGAGGAAGCAACCGACTGCCAGGTTTCCACTGCAGGGCCAAATAGGGTTTAGATATTATTTATGTCACACAGTTTCCTCataaacaacattttctttttttgccgTCTCCTAGCTTACTGGCATAGTTAACTGCTGACTCTACTCTAGTCTTAAAAGCACAAGTAGTAGTTTGAGTCTTATGCTCCAAGCATTTTAAGCTAATCGTGATCCTACGAAGTCATGGTTGGCTTCAGTATGTAAAAGTAGCTTGTGTTTGACCATTGCTGTGTCTTTCATATCGCTGTCACTGCTTAAGCAGTGCTGCTGGAGGGCTTAAAATATGACTGTGGTGTTTATAAATACAGCTGTTGTACTATAATTTACTGGCAGTACCAGATTTAGAGTGTAAACATGCAGAGCTTATCATCCCAGGCCTGTAATTTAACAGGAGAGCATCCTGGCAGTACccttgtctgtttgtctgttcgTTCTCCCAGACTGTCTGATGGCAAGTCTTCACTGCCAGCCCACACTTGGGGCAGACACAGGAAAAGATGCATAATACCAGTATTACAGCTTTAACAATGTATTGTCTGTGCATCTTTGAACACATATTGACAATTGGCCTTTAACAGATTCAAATATCTCAGTCTGCACTCTACATGTCCCACTGGGGATGAAATTTATCCAGCACTTGCACTGAGACC contains these protein-coding regions:
- the LOC113122012 gene encoding probable enoyl-CoA hydratase, yielding MKHVRLLTAAVYAVCKTKTSGQLLKANWLPTKSYSAAATSGGTGAGQTVVSEKRGSVVTVAINRPDMRNAVNQETGMRLLEELKAFDSDPDLNVAILHGKGGNFCAGYDLKELANHPASLKLEQDVTKGPGPMGPSRLQLSKPLIAAVSGFAVAGGLELALLADMRVVEESAIMGVFCRRFGVPLIDGGTVRLPRLIGLSRALDLILTGRPIGAEEALAFGLANRVVPHGQALQAALELAEQISSFPQQCLRADRASAMYSCYDAPSFTQAMQFEIIHGIPVVQSEAIQGARTFTAGAGRGGKFS
- the pdcd6 gene encoding programmed cell death protein 6 isoform X3, which produces MFDRENKGGVNFNEFAGVWKYITDWQNIFRTYDRDNSGFIDKNELRQALTGFGYRLSDQFYGTLIEKFDRQRKGQVAFDDFIQCCIVLQRLTDVFRRYDTDQDGWIQVSYEQYLSMVFNIV